From Ruminococcus sp. HUN007, a single genomic window includes:
- a CDS encoding response regulator transcription factor — MNYQVLIADDYRMIRQMFEEIIKGAGGRYSLAGTVDNAEEAITFCRFHKVDLVVMDVVMGSGMDGIDAAAEIKKFSPNTKVLIVTSMPESSFIRRAKEAGVDSFWHKEVQDAPLLDVIDRTMEGESVYPNAMPEVWFGNTVSTSLTDRELDVLHGLVGGASNSEIAGDLGISERSVKQHITDMLNKTGFRSRLQLAVRARGDGIVINDCHTV; from the coding sequence ATGAATTATCAGGTGCTTATTGCGGACGATTACAGGATGATACGTCAGATGTTTGAGGAGATCATAAAGGGAGCGGGAGGACGCTACTCGCTTGCAGGAACGGTTGACAATGCCGAGGAGGCAATAACATTCTGCCGTTTCCATAAAGTTGATCTTGTTGTAATGGACGTTGTTATGGGCAGCGGCATGGATGGTATCGATGCTGCCGCCGAAATAAAGAAGTTCAGCCCGAACACAAAGGTGCTCATTGTAACGTCAATGCCGGAAAGTTCGTTTATCAGACGCGCGAAGGAAGCAGGAGTTGATAGCTTCTGGCACAAGGAGGTTCAGGACGCTCCGCTGCTTGACGTTATCGACAGAACGATGGAGGGTGAATCAGTCTACCCAAACGCCATGCCGGAGGTCTGGTTCGGCAACACGGTCAGCACAAGCCTCACGGACCGCGAACTCGATGTTCTGCACGGACTGGTAGGCGGTGCTTCCAATTCCGAGATCGCAGGAGATCTTGGAATTTCGGAGCGAAGTGTAAAGCAGCATATCACCGATATGCTCAACAAGACCGGATTCAGAAGCAGGCTTCAGCTTGCGGTAAGAGCAAGGGGAGACGGTATTGTTATCAACGACTGTCACACGGTGTAA